TGTTCGAGCTGCCGGCTCTGGAAGGCGTGCGTGAAGTGGTCATCTCCGATGAGGTGGTCAATGGAAACGCCCGCCCGCTCTACATCTATGCTGAGCGTGATGACGAAACCAAGGATTCGGCTTCAGCCTGACCGCCACCTGATGGTTCTTGAAAAACGGCGGTGCGCAAGCGCCGCCGTTTTGCATTGGGGCGGCCATGCTGGCAGAGCATTTTCAGCAAACTGAATTCTTGCCCCTGATTTTTTGATCCAGACAGGCTATCGCCCAGCCAATCGGGAATTGACCTGTGACAAGCGGCCGGGCTTGGCAAGTTTGCCGTGATTCCAGCTTCCCGCCACTTTCAATCTCTAATATCGTTTCGAATCGGTGACAGAGTGTTGCAGGCTGAGAATTGACTTGAAAACGGGTGCTGAGTTCTCCACTTAGACTTCTGAGGGCCATGTCCCTCGTCAAGGACGCCATGGATGGTTGCTGGACAGCCGGGACCTCCGCTCGCGTTGCCAATTGGTCCTGTCGGACCGGGCCGAAAGGGCCAGGAAAGGAAAATACATGCCGGATAAAAACGTGAGTTCATCACAGTCGCCCGCAGAGGCAGGTATCTACCCCGTTCTTCCATTGCGCGACATTGTTGTGTTTCCGCACATGATCGTGCCGCTCTTCGTGGGGCGCGAGAAGTCGATCCGTGCGCTCGAAGAGGTCATGGGGTCGGACAAGCAGATCATGCTGGCCACACAGATCAACGCCGGCGACGACGATCCGGATCCATCCGGGATTTACCAGATCGGTGCAATCGCCAATGTGCTGCAATTGCTCAAGCTGCCAGATGGCACAGTCAAAGTGCTTGTCGAAGGGCGTACCCGTGCCGAAATCGTCAGCTACACTGATCGTGAAGAATATTACGAAGCCCACGCTGTCGAACTCGCCGAACCCGATGAGGATGCGGTCGAGATCGAGGCGCTGTCGCGCTCCGTGGTCTCCGAGTTTGAAAACTACGTCAAACTCAACAAGAAGATTTCGCCCGAAGTGGTCGGCGCTGCAAGTCAGATCGACGACTACTCCAAGCTCGCCGATACGGTGGCTTCGCATCTGTCGATCAAGATTCCCGAAAAGCAGGACATGCTGTCCACCGTGTCGGTGAAGGGCCGTCTTGAAAAGGCGCTCGGCTTCATGGAAGGCGAGATTTCCGTGCTGCAGGTGGAAAAGCGCATCCGTTCCCGCGTCAAGCGGCAGATGGAGAAGACCCAGCGCGAATACTACCTCAATGAGCAGATGAAGGCGATCCAGAAGGAACTCGGCGACGGCGAGGATGGCCGTGACGAGATGACCGAGATTGAACAGCGCATCGCCAAGACCAAGCTTTCCAAGGAAGCGCGCGAAAAGGCCGACGCTGAGTTCAAGAAACTCAAGCAGATGAGCCCGATGTCGGCTGAAGCCACGGTTGTGCGCAACTATCTAGACTGGTTGCTGGGCCTGCCCTGGGGCAAGAAATCCCGTGTCAAGATTGATCTCAACGCAGCTGAGAAGGTGCTCGAGGTCGATCATTTCGGACTTGAGAAGGTCAAGGAGCGGATCATAGAGTATCTCGCCGTTCAGGCGCGGTCTTCGAAGATCAAGGGCCCGATCATCTGCCTCGTTGGCCCTCCCGGCGTCGGCAAGACATCGCTTGCGAAGTCCATCGCCAAGGCGACGGGCCGGGAATATGTGCGCATGGCCCTGGGTGGCGTGCGTGATGAAGCGGAAATCCGCGGTCACCGCCGTACCTACATCGGTTCGATGCCCGGCAAGGTCGTCCAGTCGATGAAAAAGGCCAAGAAGTCCAATCCGCTGTTCCTTCTCGATGAGATCGACAAGATGGGCCAGGACTTCCGTGGCGATCCGTCTTCGGCGCTTCTTGAGGTGCTGGATCCGGAACAGAACTCGACCTTCATGGACCACTATCTCGAAGTTGAGTACGATTTGTCCAACGTGATGTTCATCACCACGGCCAACACACTCAACATTCCTGCACCGCTGATGGACCGGATGGAGATCATCCGGATTGCCGGCTACACCGAGGATGAGAAGCTCGAAATCGCCCGCAGGCACCTGCTGCCGAAGTCGATCCGGGATCATGCCCTCAAGGATGCCGAGTTCGAGATCACCGATGAAGCGCTGCTCCAGGTCATCCGCACCTACACGCGGGAAGCCGGCGTGCGTAATTTCGAGCGCGAACTGATGAAGCTCGCACGAAAGGCCGTGACCGAGATCCTCAAAACCGGTGTGAAAGCCGTGAGCGTGACGGAAGACAACTTGGCTGATTATCTCGGAGTCCCGCGCTTCCGGTTCGGCGAAGCCGAAAGTGATGATCAGGTTGGCGTGGTCACCGGACTTGCCTGGACCGAGGTGGGTGGCGAGCTCCTGACCATCGAAGGCGTCATGATGCCGGGCAAGGGCAAGATGACCGTGACCGGCAACCTTCGCGACGTGATGAAGGAATCGATTTCGGCGGCGGCGTCCTATGTCCGCTCGCGCGCTGTCGATTTCGGCATCGAACCGCCGATGTTCGACAAGCGTGATATCCACGTGCATGTGCCCGAAGGGGCCACGCCGAAGGATGGACCGTCCGCCGGTGTCGCCATGGCGACTTCCATAGTCTCGATCATGACCGGCATTCCGGTTCGCCGTGATGTTGCCATGACCGGGGAAATCACCCTTCGCGGCCGAGTTCTTCCGATCGGTGGCCTCAAGGAAAAACTCCTTGCGGCACTGCGTGGTGGCATCAAGACGGTGATGATCCCCGAGGACAATGCCAAGGATCTCCCCGAGATCCCGGATAACGTCAAGAACGGGCTGGATATCATTCCGGTCGCCAGAATGAGCGACGTGCTCAAGCATGCGCTTACCCGTATGCCCGAGGCGATCACTTGGGATCCGGACGCAAAACCCGAGGCTGCGATCGCCGCGGATGTGGGTGAAGAAGGCGGCGCAACCATCGCGCACTGACCGTAATTGGCTTTGAGGCACAGAAATTGAACGGGCGGGATGTTATCCGGCCCGTTTTTTTGAATTGAGTTGTGAAAACTGCCCAAAAACCTTTGGTTTGCAAGGTGTTCGGTTGCGAAGCATCGCCAGATGCGTAGGATCACGGCATCGAACAAACTGAGTCGACTTAACGCCAGGAAAGGGACGGAAATGAACAAGAATGAACTCGTGGCCGCAGTTGCCGAGAAATCCGGCATCAGCAAGGGTGATGCAACTTCGGCTGTCGAAGCTGTGTTTGAGACCATCACCGGTGAACTGAAAAACGGTGGCGACGTGCGCCTTATCGGTTTTGGCAACTTCACTGTTTCGCGTCGCGAAGCCTCCAAGGGCCGCAACCCGCAGACTGGCAAGGAAGTTGATATCCCAGCCCGCAACGTGCCGAAATTCTCGGCCGGCAAGGGTCTCAAGGACGCCTGCAACTAAGCCAGATGCATCTTGTATCTGACTGAATTGAGCCCGGGGGATCTGATCCTCCGGGTTTTTTGTTGCTCTCACAGCTTGCGCTGACAGCGGCAAAACGATGTCTGGCTCAGCCGGGCCGGGCGCACACCACGGAATTTATAGAACTGACTTGACATGAGAACAAAAATAGAACATAAAATAAACATAAGCAGAAATTATGGGAGTTGACTATGACTGCATTTGCCCGCGATCTCGCCGCTTTCGTTTCCATGTCGCTGTTCGTTGCCAGTTTCGCCGTCGTCGCGATGGCGATCTAGAATACAACTCATCTTGCCCGGGTAAGTCTCAGACTTGCAGCATCCGGGCCGCTGCTGCCGCTTGAAGCCGTCCCGGTTTGGTGACTGGATTTCGTGAAGCGGGTTGTCAGCTTCAACAGCAATGGAGCAGGGCGCCTGGCCCTGCAGCGTTCCGCCAGCCTGAGCTGTGTGGAGCACCCCATTTTGCATCGTCACGGACTGGACTTTCAGGTTCATGTCCCCACAATTGAACCGTGAGTCTTTGTGCCGCCCCAAACGCGGCACAGACCCGGATCATTTGGCAGGGGATATTCATGGCGCGGGAAAGCAAATCGGCCACAATGTTGGCCAATCTGGCCTCAGAACCCGCGTCTCAGGCCAAGGATCAATCGGCCTCGGGCGAAGATGGCCAGGCTGGGTCCATCGGTGAATGGCCGGGCTTTGTACATTTGCGCGTGCATTCCTCCTACTCTCTTCTCGAGGGGGCGTTGCCGATCAAGACGCTGATCAAGCGCGCGCTTGCCGATGAGCAGCCGGCGCTTGCGATCACGGACACAAACAACCTGTTCGGCGCACTTGAGTTTTCGATCAAGGCCATGGAAGCCGGCATTCAGCCGTTGATCGGCTGCCAGCTTGATATCGACATGGAAGACGGGGCGGCCAGTGAGCGCCGCTCGCATCGCGACCAGCTGCAGAGACTGCCGTCCATCGTTCTCTATGCTTCCACGGCCACGGGATATGAAAGACTGACGGCATTGGTCAGCCGGGCCTATCTCGAAGGCGACAGCGTCGAGCGTCCACACATTCTCATGTCATGGCTGGAGGAGGGCGCGGACGGGCTGATTGCCCTGACCGGTTCTGTGAAGGGGCCGGTGGATCAATGCATTCGCGAGAGCCATCCCGATCGTGCTGCCGAGCGGCTCAACCGCCTCAAGACCGTGTTTGAAGATCGCGTCTATATCGAACTGCAACGCCAGCAGGGTTACGACCGGGCCCACGAGAGCAAGATGATCGCGCTGGCCTATGCCGCGGATGTCCCGCTCGTGGCGACCAATGAGGCCTTCTTTCCGACTCCGGATGATTTCGAGGCCCATGATGCGTTGATGGCCGTCGCCGCCAATGCGGTGATGTCGGACGACCGCCGCCCACGTCTGAGTGTCGACAATTGTCTCAAATCCCGCGCGGAGATGACCGCGCTGTTTGCCGATGTGCCTGAAGCACTTCGCAACACAATTGAGATTGCCCAGCGCTGCTCGGCGATTGTCGAAACCCGCCCGCCCATCCTGCCGCGCTTCACCGGCGGCGGAGAGGAGGATCCGGATGCAGCACTCGCGGCCGAAGCGGCGGAGCTTCGCCGGCAATCGGAAGAGGGGCTTGAACGCCGCCTTGAGCGGATTGGTCTGGCCGAAGGCTATACCCATGATGACTACCGGGAGCGGCTCAAGACCGAACTCGACATCATCGAGAACATGAAATTTCCCGGCTACTTCCTCATCGTGGCCGACTTCATCAAATGGGCCAAGGACCACGACATTCCGGTGGGGCCGGGCCGTGGTTCTGGTGCAGGTTCGCTGGTGGCCTATGCGCTCACCATCACCGACGTCGATCCGTTGCGGTTTTCCCTGCTGTTCGAGCGCTTTCTCAATCCCGCCCGTGTCTCGATGCCTGACTTCGACATCGATTTCTGCCAGGACCGCCGTGAAGAGGTAATCCGCTATGTGCAGAAGAAATATGGCCGTGAACAGGTCGGGCAGATCATCACCTTCGGAAGCCTCCAGGCGCGCGCGGCGCTGCGCGACGTCGGGCGCGTCCTGGAAATGCCTTATGGGCTGGTCGATCGCATCTGCAAGCTGGTTCCCAACAACCCTGCCAATCCAACCCCGCTGAACAAGGCCATCGAAGAAGAGCCGCGCTTTGCCGAGGAGATGGAAAAAGAGCCCGCCGTCGAGCGGCTGCTCGACATCGCGCAGAAGCTGGAAGGCCTCTATCGTCACGCCTCGACCCACGCTGCGGGCATCGTGATCGGCGACCGGCCGCTGTCGCAGCTGGTGCCGATGTACCGCGATCCGCGTTCGGACATGCCGGTCACCCAGTTCAATATGAAATGGGTCGAGCAGGCTGGCCTGGTCAAGTTCGACTTTCTTGGCCTCAAGACGCTGACTGTGCTCAAGACGGCGGTCGGCTTCATCGCCAAGCGCGGCATTACCATTGATCTTGAAGGCCTGCCGCTGGACGATCAGCCGACCTATGAGATGCTCTCGCGCGGTGAGACCGTCGGCGTGTTCCAGGTGGAATCAGCGGGCATGCGCAAGGCGCTCATCGGCATGCGGCCGGACCGGATCGAGGACATCATCGCGCTTGTGGCGCTCTATCGTCCGGGGCCAATGGAAAACATCCCGGTCTACAACGCCCGCAAGCACGGCGAGGAGGAACTGGCTTCCATCCATCCCAAGATCGATGGCCTGCTGGCGGAAACCCAGGGCGTGATTGTGTACCAGGAGCAGGTGATGCAGATCGCCCAGGTGCTCGCCGGCTACTCGCTCGGTGAAGCCGACCTGTTGCGCCGCGCCATGGGCAAGAAGATCAAGGAGGAGATGGACAAGCAGCGGGCCCGCTTCGTCGAAGGCGCTGTTGAACGGGACGTCTCCAAACCCCAGGCCGACATGATCTTTGATCTTCTGGCCAAGTTCGCCAATTACGGCTTCAACAAGTCCCACGCCGCAGCCTATGGCATCGTGTCCTACCAGACCGCCTATCTCAAGGCGCATTATCCCGTCGAGTTCCTTGCAGCGTCGATGACGCTGGATATGTCCAACACCGACAAGCTCAATGATTTCCGCCAGGACGCCAAGCGCCTGGGTATCGAGGTGGCACCGCCTTCGGTGCAGACCAGCTTCCGCCATTTCGAAACCGGTGAGAACCGGATCTATTATGCGCTTGCTGCGATCAAGGGCGTAGGGGATGCGGCGGTCGAGCATATTGTCGAGGTTCGCGGCGACACCGAGTTTGCCTCGCTTGAGGATTTCTGTGTTCGCATCGACCCGCGTCAGGTCAACCGGAGAGTTCTCGAAAGCTTGATCACCGCCGGCGCGCTCGATTGCTTTGGCCTCGACCGCGCGGCTCTGGTTGCGGGGCTTGATCGTATCCTGGGCTTTGCCCAACGCGCTCAGGAAAACCGCATCAGCGGTCAAAGCGACATGTTTGGCGCAGGCGCCAGCGAAAGCGCCGAGACCATTCATCTGCCCGATGCCACGCCTTGGCTGCCGGCTGAAAAGCTCCACCGGGAATACCAGGCTCTCGGCTTTTACCTCTCCGCGCATCCGCTCGATTCCTATGCGGATCTGCTCAACAAGATGCGGGTTCAAAACTGGGCCGATTTTCAGGTTTCCGTCAAAGCCGGGGCAACCGCCGGGCGGTTGGCGGGAACGGTGACCAGCAAGCAGGAGCGCAAGACCAAAACCGGCAACAAGATGGGCATCGTCGCCTTCTCAGACAGTTCCGGCCAGTATGAGGCGGTGTTGTTTTCCGAAACATGGGCGCTGCACAGGGATCTGCTGGAGCCCGGCAAGTCGATCGTCATCACTGTTCTCGCAGAAGAACGCCCGGAGGGTGTTGGATTGCGTATCCAGACCGCGGAATCGCTCGAAGACCGGGCCGCACGCGGCCAAACTGCACTCCGGGTGTTTGTGCGGGATGCCAAGCCGATAAATTCTGTTTCCACCCACCTCAAGGCCCGCGGCGAGGGTCAGGTGTCGTTCATCATGATCAAGGATGGCGGCTGCCGTGAAATCGAAGTGACGCTGGCCGACCGCTACAAAATTTCCCCGCAAATGGCTGCCGCTCTGAAGGCGGCGCCGGGTGTTCTGGATGTGGAGCTGGTTTGAGCCGAACCTGTGATTTCAGGAAAGGGGCCTTTGAAGAAGGCGTTGCGCTGATCGTAGATATGGAAGAAGCAATATGCTCCTCCATGAAAGCGCAGCACCGTTCCACCATGGCAACGCGCGAGTACCGGTGCGTCGGATCTCGCAGAGAACATGCTCTTGATTGGGCGAGAAGCCGAGCGAACAGTTCTTGCGCGATTATCGGCCAACAAAGGAAGTCCGCGAAACCGGTCATGTAGGCGTTTTGCCGGCACCGCGGATCCGGGATGATCAGCGCGATGTTTGCAATGTCTGTCCCGCATGCCGGCCCTGCGGCGATCAATCCTGATCCGCCTGCCGCATCTTGCGCGAAGTGCCGAAGGTGTAGCCGGTTTCGACGATGTCACGGCCGAACTTCTGCCTTACCTTGTCGATCGCGCTTTCCGCCACGGCGCGCCGGGCGGCGGCTGGGTCAACCAGATCGGGCGGGTCTGCGAGCGCTGCATCGGTGAGCTCCGAGACCCCGATGCCGATCAGCCGAAACTTCTCGCTGCCCAGTTCGCGCTCAAGCAGGTGCAGCCCGGTGCGAAAGATCTTGTCTGCAAGCACCGTGGGGTCTTCGAGCTTGAAATTGCGTGTCCGGCTCTTGAAATCCGCGGTCTTGAGCTTGAGCACAACGGTGTGACCGGCGATGCCGGAGGCCTTGAGCCGCGCTGATACCTTTTCCGACAAGCGTCTGAGGATCGGAACAAGCTCCTCGGCGCCTGAAAGATCGGTGTTGAAGGTGGTCTCCGCCGATACGCTTTTGGCCCCTTCATTGGCATGGACCGTGCGCTCATCCTCGCCGCGGGCCAGATGGAACAACCGTTTGCCCATAACGCCATAGCGACGCATCAACACGTCCTGTTCCATGGTCTGCAACTGCCCGATGGTGCGGATGCCGTCGCGCTCCAGTGTTGCGGCAAAGGCCTTGCCGACGCCCCAGATCAAGGTGACAGGCCGTGGCCGGAGAAAGTCGAGCGCTTCTTGCTTGCCGATCACCGAAAAGCCGCGTGGCTTGTCGAGATCGGAGGCCACCTTGGCGAGAAACTTGCAATAGGACAGCCCGACCGACAACGTGATGCCGATCTCCGCCTCCACCCGTACGGCAAACTTTGCAAGCGTGCGGGCAGGGGTGTCCTTGTGCAGCCGCTCGGTGCCGGCAAGGTCAAGAAATGCCTCGTCTATCGAGATCGGCTGCACCAGCGGCGTCAGTTCCTCCATCATCTGCCGGACTTCACGTCCCACCCGCGAGTATTTTTCCATGTCCGGCTTGATAACCACCGCATCCGGGCAGGCATCGAGCGCCTTGAACATCGGCATGGCGGAACGCACGCCATGGATCCGGGCGATGTAGCAACAGGTGGAGACGACGCCGCGTTTGCCTCCGCCGATGATCACCGGCTTGTCCGCAAGCTCCGGGTTGTCGCGTTTTTCGACCGTCGCATAAAACGCGTCGCAATCCACATGGGCGAGCGTCAGCGCGTCAATTTCCATGTGCCGGATCAGTCGCGGACTGCCGCAGGCATGACAGCGCCGCACCCCGGCGCGGGCATGCGCGAGGCAATCCCGGCAAAAGCCGGGTACCGGATCGGACTGCGGCGGCGCTTGAGTCATTGGCTCGGTGAATTGAGAACAAAGGTTGAACATCGGCAGATTACGCAATAACTTTGCGACTCACAAGTCAGGAAAACCTGTCCTGCCGCGCTGGAGACTGTGACCGATGAGCCTTGATGTCCGTCCCGCAACAAGTGAAACCTGGCCCGCACTCAAGGCGCTTTTCGGCCCCCAAGGCGCCTGCTACGGCTGCTGGTGCAGCTATTTCCGGCTGGAGCCGAAGCTGCGCGAGGCCCTCGGCCGGGACGAGAAGGAGGCGCTGCTCAAGCAGGCGGCTGGCGAACCGCTGCCACCCGGCCTGATCGGGTTTGAGAATGGCGAACCGGTGGGCTGGGTTCAGGTTACGCCGCGCGCACACGTTCCGCGCTGGAACACACGCCGCACCGTGTCGCGTCCGCTGGAGGGCGATGATCCGCATGATCCGGGGATTTGGGCGATTTCTTGTTTTTTCATCGCCAAGCGCAAACGCGGTGAGGGGCTGAGCCATGGTTTGCTGGAGGCCGCGGTGGCGCATGCAACCGCTCACGGAGCCCGTGTTGTCGAAGCCTGCCCGATCGTTCAGGCAAAGCATTCAAAATCGGTTGGCCTGTTTGTGGGGGCCGCCTCGACCTTTGAAAGGGCTGGATTTTCGGTTGCGGCCGAGCGCAAGGCCGGGCGGCCGTTAATGCGCAAGGTGTTGGTTTGAAGAGCGGGGCGGGCAGTTCGCCGAGGCGGCAGTCTGATGGTTCAGGCGCCGGTGCTGCCTATGTGCGCGCTTATCAGTTCGACCGCATGCATCCAGTCCGAGGCGATATCCACCCCGTCGCCCGGATGCGGCGCCAGCGCGCGGAAGGTGTCATTGGCCATCAGATTGATCAGCAGCGTCTCGGGCACATGCGCCTTCACCGAATGCAGATTGACGAAGATGTCGTCAATGAAGACCAGCGGCTGGTCACGCGCGCCGTGCAGCGCCTTGACAGCCGGGCCCTTTGCCGCCTCGGTGGCGATCATCGGATAATCAAAGCCGTGCCGGCTCAGAAGGCTGCGCCGGATTGTCCGATGCCGCGGCGGCATGGCAGTCAGGAAAACGATGTCCGCCTTGCCGGAAAGCTCTGCCAAACTGTCCGCGGCGGCCTCGACAGGCGTCTGCCAGCCATCCTGCTCGGCAAAGAATGCCTCGAGAAGACGGTCGACTTCCTCCGCCGCGGTTTCACTTCCATCGGAAAGGCGAATTACATTGCCGGTGAGTCGAAACGAACGGGGCTGCAATTCATGGCCGTGCTCGACCAGAAATGCCTGAAACGGCGTGATGAACTCGAGCACCACTTCGTCGACATCGCAAACAATCAACGGCCGCTCACCAAGTCTCAGGGTGTCGTGTTCGGCATCCGGAATCGTGATCATTGTGTCTCGCTCGCGCCGCCAAGTGCCTGGAAAGCCCGTGTGACGATTTCAGGCTTGGTGTCGGTGGCGGCGCAGAAATCCATCAGCGTCGGTTCATGGCTCATCAAGAACCCCAGAACGCCTGCAAGAAATCCCGGTTCCTGCGCGGCATCGCGCAGATTGTTCGCCTCAAGCCCGGTGAGAGCCAGGAAACGGCCCATCAGTTCGGGCTCTCCGGCAAGCCATACAAGGACTGCGATCGCGGTATCTTCTGCGTCTGCCATGGGCTTGTTGACCTTGTCCAAGTTTATCTGCCGAATTGCAGACGTCGGATTACCACTTTTTCAACTTAATGAAACTAAGCTTGTTGTCAGGCATGACATCAGGCAGGCGTTTGTCTGTCTTTTGGCTCATATCAATGCCGGTGTTTGTGTCTGGTATTGCGCAAGACCAGAAGAAACGGGCAGTCAGCCGGTTCTGGCCGGGGATGGGGAACGGACATGACAAAACAGGTGATGATTGTTGAGGACAATGAACTCAACATGAAGCTCTTCCGGGACCTGATCGAAGCATCGGGTTACAAGACTGTCCAGACCCGCAACGGCATGGATGCGATGGATCTTGCGCGTCAGCATCGTCCCGATCTCATTTTGATGGACATCCAGTTGCCTGAAGTTTCGGGGCTGGAAGTCACCAAATGGCTCAAGCAGGACGATGACCTTCATGTGATCCCGGTCATTGCCGTCACCGCTTTCGCCATGAAAGGAGATGAGGAGCGCATCCGCCAGGGCGGTTGTGAGGCCTACATCTCGAAGCCAATTTCGGTGCCCAAATTCATTGAAACCATCAAGTCCTTTCTTGGCGATGCCTAGTCCCGGAGAATTTTTATGACTGCGCGGATCCTGGTGGTTGATGACATACCGGCAAATGTAAAGCTCCTCGAAGCCCGGTTGATGGCTGAGTATTTTGAGGTGCTGACTGCTGCTGATGGCATGACCGCGCTGTCGATCTGCGATCAGACCCAGGTTGATCTGATTCTTCTCGACATCATGATGCCTGGTATTGACGGGTTTGAAGTCTGCGAACGCCTCAAGCGAAATCCGCGTACCGCCCATATTCCGGTTGTGATGGTCACAGCGCTTGACCAGCCCTCTGATCGTGTTAGAGGCCTCAAGGCGGGTGCCGACGACTTCCTGACCAAGCCTGTCAATGATCTGCAGTTGATGACCCGGGTGAAAAGCCTTGTCCGCTTCAAGGCGTTGAGTGACGAGTTGCGGCTTCGAGCCGAATCCGCGCGCAGTCTCGACCTCGAGGCGCTGCTGGCGCCGCACCAGGGAAGCCTTGAAGAGCCGGGCCTTGTGTTGCTGGTGGAAAATCGCGCCAACGCCCAGGACCGTATGGGCCGCGCGCTCAACGGCGTTGCTGAGATCACCGTCATCGGCGATCCACAGGCTGCTCTCTTCGAGGCGGCCGAAAAACCCTATGAACTGATCATCGTGTCGTCCGCGCTCGAAGACTACGACCCGCTCCGGCTGTGCTCGCAATTGCGGTCACTGGAAAGAACACGCTTCATTCCGGTGCTGGTGGTGGCTGAGCAAGGCGAGGAGAACCTGGTGATCCGGGCGCTTGAACTTGGCGTGAACGATTACCTCGTCCGGCCGCTCGATCCCAATGAACTGGTCGCGCGCAGCGTTACCCAGATCCGCCGCAAGCGCTATACGGATTTCCTGCGCTCAAGCTTGACACAATCGGTCGAGTTTGCGGTCACCGATGCGCTCACGGGGCTGAACAACCGGCGTTATCTCGATACCCATCTTAACACGCT
The DNA window shown above is from Hoeflea phototrophica DFL-43 and carries:
- a CDS encoding DUF3572 domain-containing protein; protein product: MADAEDTAIAVLVWLAGEPELMGRFLALTGLEANNLRDAAQEPGFLAGVLGFLMSHEPTLMDFCAATDTKPEIVTRAFQALGGASETQ
- the hupB gene encoding DNA-binding protein HupB is translated as MRRITASNKLSRLNARKGTEMNKNELVAAVAEKSGISKGDATSAVEAVFETITGELKNGGDVRLIGFGNFTVSRREASKGRNPQTGKEVDIPARNVPKFSAGKGLKDACN
- a CDS encoding response regulator; amino-acid sequence: MTKQVMIVEDNELNMKLFRDLIEASGYKTVQTRNGMDAMDLARQHRPDLILMDIQLPEVSGLEVTKWLKQDDDLHVIPVIAVTAFAMKGDEERIRQGGCEAYISKPISVPKFIETIKSFLGDA
- a CDS encoding DNA polymerase IV, with amino-acid sequence MFNLCSQFTEPMTQAPPQSDPVPGFCRDCLAHARAGVRRCHACGSPRLIRHMEIDALTLAHVDCDAFYATVEKRDNPELADKPVIIGGGKRGVVSTCCYIARIHGVRSAMPMFKALDACPDAVVIKPDMEKYSRVGREVRQMMEELTPLVQPISIDEAFLDLAGTERLHKDTPARTLAKFAVRVEAEIGITLSVGLSYCKFLAKVASDLDKPRGFSVIGKQEALDFLRPRPVTLIWGVGKAFAATLERDGIRTIGQLQTMEQDVLMRRYGVMGKRLFHLARGEDERTVHANEGAKSVSAETTFNTDLSGAEELVPILRRLSEKVSARLKASGIAGHTVVLKLKTADFKSRTRNFKLEDPTVLADKIFRTGLHLLERELGSEKFRLIGIGVSELTDAALADPPDLVDPAAARRAVAESAIDKVRQKFGRDIVETGYTFGTSRKMRQADQD
- the dnaE gene encoding DNA polymerase III subunit alpha gives rise to the protein MARESKSATMLANLASEPASQAKDQSASGEDGQAGSIGEWPGFVHLRVHSSYSLLEGALPIKTLIKRALADEQPALAITDTNNLFGALEFSIKAMEAGIQPLIGCQLDIDMEDGAASERRSHRDQLQRLPSIVLYASTATGYERLTALVSRAYLEGDSVERPHILMSWLEEGADGLIALTGSVKGPVDQCIRESHPDRAAERLNRLKTVFEDRVYIELQRQQGYDRAHESKMIALAYAADVPLVATNEAFFPTPDDFEAHDALMAVAANAVMSDDRRPRLSVDNCLKSRAEMTALFADVPEALRNTIEIAQRCSAIVETRPPILPRFTGGGEEDPDAALAAEAAELRRQSEEGLERRLERIGLAEGYTHDDYRERLKTELDIIENMKFPGYFLIVADFIKWAKDHDIPVGPGRGSGAGSLVAYALTITDVDPLRFSLLFERFLNPARVSMPDFDIDFCQDRREEVIRYVQKKYGREQVGQIITFGSLQARAALRDVGRVLEMPYGLVDRICKLVPNNPANPTPLNKAIEEEPRFAEEMEKEPAVERLLDIAQKLEGLYRHASTHAAGIVIGDRPLSQLVPMYRDPRSDMPVTQFNMKWVEQAGLVKFDFLGLKTLTVLKTAVGFIAKRGITIDLEGLPLDDQPTYEMLSRGETVGVFQVESAGMRKALIGMRPDRIEDIIALVALYRPGPMENIPVYNARKHGEEELASIHPKIDGLLAETQGVIVYQEQVMQIAQVLAGYSLGEADLLRRAMGKKIKEEMDKQRARFVEGAVERDVSKPQADMIFDLLAKFANYGFNKSHAAAYGIVSYQTAYLKAHYPVEFLAASMTLDMSNTDKLNDFRQDAKRLGIEVAPPSVQTSFRHFETGENRIYYALAAIKGVGDAAVEHIVEVRGDTEFASLEDFCVRIDPRQVNRRVLESLITAGALDCFGLDRAALVAGLDRILGFAQRAQENRISGQSDMFGAGASESAETIHLPDATPWLPAEKLHREYQALGFYLSAHPLDSYADLLNKMRVQNWADFQVSVKAGATAGRLAGTVTSKQERKTKTGNKMGIVAFSDSSGQYEAVLFSETWALHRDLLEPGKSIVITVLAEERPEGVGLRIQTAESLEDRAARGQTALRVFVRDAKPINSVSTHLKARGEGQVSFIMIKDGGCREIEVTLADRYKISPQMAAALKAAPGVLDVELV
- the lon gene encoding endopeptidase La, with the protein product MPDKNVSSSQSPAEAGIYPVLPLRDIVVFPHMIVPLFVGREKSIRALEEVMGSDKQIMLATQINAGDDDPDPSGIYQIGAIANVLQLLKLPDGTVKVLVEGRTRAEIVSYTDREEYYEAHAVELAEPDEDAVEIEALSRSVVSEFENYVKLNKKISPEVVGAASQIDDYSKLADTVASHLSIKIPEKQDMLSTVSVKGRLEKALGFMEGEISVLQVEKRIRSRVKRQMEKTQREYYLNEQMKAIQKELGDGEDGRDEMTEIEQRIAKTKLSKEAREKADAEFKKLKQMSPMSAEATVVRNYLDWLLGLPWGKKSRVKIDLNAAEKVLEVDHFGLEKVKERIIEYLAVQARSSKIKGPIICLVGPPGVGKTSLAKSIAKATGREYVRMALGGVRDEAEIRGHRRTYIGSMPGKVVQSMKKAKKSNPLFLLDEIDKMGQDFRGDPSSALLEVLDPEQNSTFMDHYLEVEYDLSNVMFITTANTLNIPAPLMDRMEIIRIAGYTEDEKLEIARRHLLPKSIRDHALKDAEFEITDEALLQVIRTYTREAGVRNFERELMKLARKAVTEILKTGVKAVSVTEDNLADYLGVPRFRFGEAESDDQVGVVTGLAWTEVGGELLTIEGVMMPGKGKMTVTGNLRDVMKESISAAASYVRSRAVDFGIEPPMFDKRDIHVHVPEGATPKDGPSAGVAMATSIVSIMTGIPVRRDVAMTGEITLRGRVLPIGGLKEKLLAALRGGIKTVMIPEDNAKDLPEIPDNVKNGLDIIPVARMSDVLKHALTRMPEAITWDPDAKPEAAIAADVGEEGGATIAH
- a CDS encoding GNAT family N-acetyltransferase, yielding MSLDVRPATSETWPALKALFGPQGACYGCWCSYFRLEPKLREALGRDEKEALLKQAAGEPLPPGLIGFENGEPVGWVQVTPRAHVPRWNTRRTVSRPLEGDDPHDPGIWAISCFFIAKRKRGEGLSHGLLEAAVAHATAHGARVVEACPIVQAKHSKSVGLFVGAASTFERAGFSVAAERKAGRPLMRKVLV